From Candidatus Zixiibacteriota bacterium, one genomic window encodes:
- a CDS encoding HPr family phosphocarrier protein — MVKQTTKIVNKLGLHARPAAMVVTTASRFASEVYITKDDLRVNGKSIMGVMMLAAEMGSDLTIEANGEDENQALAEILKVIASGFGENG; from the coding sequence ATGGTGAAACAGACAACCAAGATTGTGAATAAATTGGGGCTTCACGCCCGTCCTGCGGCGATGGTGGTGACGACTGCCTCGCGGTTTGCCTCCGAGGTGTATATCACCAAAGACGACCTCCGGGTGAACGGCAAGTCCATCATGGGGGTGATGATGCTGGCAGCCGAAATGGGGTCGGACCTGACAATTGAGGCAAATGGGGAGGACGAAAACCAGGCGCTGGCGGAGATTCTGAAAGTCATCGCATCCGGGTTCGGCGAAAACGGCTGA
- a CDS encoding nitroreductase family protein codes for MDDSIFFRRQSKRSYLPDPLPQDKLDRLYEIIQWSPSGSNSQPWRFIFVSEPSQKERFMKALARGNQWAAAAPILIAVCSRPSDDGVRDDDPVQYYSFNTGLAVMSLLLGATDMDLLAHPMAGYDAKKVKEALAIPDDYHVLCVIALGYKGPIESLDERTRAKDEAPRTRKELSEIISLDRFEF; via the coding sequence ATGGATGACTCGATCTTCTTCCGCCGCCAGAGCAAACGGTCCTATCTGCCGGACCCGCTGCCGCAGGACAAACTGGATCGGCTGTATGAAATAATCCAGTGGTCCCCTTCCGGCAGCAACAGCCAACCGTGGCGATTCATCTTCGTGTCGGAGCCGTCGCAAAAAGAGCGGTTCATGAAAGCGCTCGCTCGCGGTAATCAATGGGCGGCCGCGGCGCCGATTTTGATCGCTGTTTGCTCTCGTCCATCCGACGACGGTGTTCGCGACGATGATCCGGTACAGTATTACTCGTTCAACACCGGTCTGGCGGTGATGTCGCTGTTGCTGGGCGCTACCGACATGGACTTGCTGGCGCATCCGATGGCCGGCTACGATGCCAAGAAGGTGAAAGAGGCATTGGCCATCCCCGATGACTACCATGTCCTGTGTGTGATCGCGTTGGGGTACAAAGGGCCGATCGAGTCGCTCGATGAGCGCACGCGCGCAAAGGACGAGGCTCCACGAACCCGCAAAGAACTGAGTGAGATTATTAGTCTCGACCGGTTCGAGTTTTGA
- a CDS encoding CDP-alcohol phosphatidyltransferase family protein, whose amino-acid sequence MRTVQNEPPLTINQRKRQWYERWSLGLGHICLKMGLTPNMLTAASLVCAFISGIYFWKAQMGWGVFWMLMTAFTDMLDGSTARAGNMGTVFGGILDHVSDRYGEFFILAGITMSKVTHPGWGLFALFAMLIASYTRAAAESMGKIENCAVGIMGRMEKFLLIMAGAIIEIYLPGGSWPRGRWLEFALIIVGLTSLITAVQRLIYARKLLGNKRHV is encoded by the coding sequence GTGAGGACTGTCCAGAACGAGCCGCCACTGACAATCAACCAGCGCAAACGCCAGTGGTACGAAAGGTGGTCGCTGGGGCTGGGGCACATCTGCCTCAAAATGGGACTCACCCCCAACATGCTGACTGCGGCGTCGCTCGTGTGCGCCTTCATTTCTGGCATCTATTTCTGGAAAGCCCAAATGGGCTGGGGCGTGTTCTGGATGCTCATGACCGCGTTCACCGACATGCTCGATGGTTCCACCGCCCGTGCCGGCAACATGGGGACAGTGTTCGGCGGCATACTCGATCACGTCTCGGACCGCTATGGCGAGTTCTTCATTCTGGCCGGAATCACCATGTCGAAGGTCACCCATCCCGGATGGGGTCTGTTCGCACTGTTCGCCATGCTGATCGCCAGCTACACGCGTGCGGCGGCCGAATCGATGGGGAAAATCGAAAACTGCGCAGTCGGGATCATGGGGCGGATGGAAAAATTCCTGCTCATCATGGCTGGCGCGATTATCGAAATCTATCTCCCCGGTGGCAGTTGGCCCCGCGGCCGATGGCTGGAGTTCGCACTGATTATCGTCGGCCTCACATCGCTTATCACCGCCGTCCAGCGCCTCATCTACGCCCGCAAACTGCTCGGCAACAAACGGCATGTCTGA
- the dprA gene encoding DNA-processing protein DprA, protein MTNNELTERLIDTIALLNVPGVGKGRFHKLVAQFGTPARVMAATVWELEAVPLVSHTTAASIRTSCDRDKAKELYARIVQLGWSMLFPEHPEYPKQLLPLADRPALLFRLGEPTKAEDKMIAIVGTRHASERGRAFARNLAADLAKAGVIVVSGMAEGIDSAAHQGALEAGGKTIAVWGTPLNHVYPTSNRGLADRIMRQGAAYSEYFPDIKPEPGFFPERNRIISGLSEGVVVVEAGRKSGALITADLALEQGKELFAVPGGPESMASLGTNALIKKGAKLLTNVEDIFDELPRLKGQVVAQKFQTLPDLTDTEKQLVGHLASGPLQIDQLSRTAGLPVAELLEYLLALELKGAVQELSGKRYVLVE, encoded by the coding sequence TTGACGAACAACGAGCTCACAGAACGACTGATTGATACGATTGCGCTTTTGAATGTCCCGGGAGTTGGCAAGGGGCGGTTTCATAAGTTGGTGGCGCAGTTCGGTACACCGGCCCGGGTGATGGCGGCGACGGTCTGGGAACTAGAGGCGGTCCCACTGGTCTCGCACACGACCGCGGCGAGTATCAGAACGAGTTGCGACCGGGACAAAGCCAAGGAACTCTACGCACGTATCGTGCAGCTTGGCTGGAGCATGCTGTTCCCGGAACATCCCGAGTACCCCAAACAGCTTCTGCCGTTGGCGGACCGTCCGGCGCTGTTATTTCGCCTGGGAGAGCCGACCAAAGCCGAAGACAAGATGATTGCGATAGTTGGGACACGACACGCATCGGAGAGGGGGAGAGCTTTCGCGCGGAATCTGGCGGCAGATTTGGCAAAAGCGGGCGTGATCGTGGTGTCGGGGATGGCGGAGGGGATTGATTCCGCTGCTCATCAGGGAGCGCTGGAGGCGGGGGGCAAGACGATTGCAGTTTGGGGGACGCCGCTGAATCATGTTTATCCGACAAGTAATCGAGGTCTCGCTGATAGGATCATGCGACAGGGAGCAGCGTATTCGGAATATTTTCCGGATATCAAGCCAGAGCCCGGTTTTTTCCCGGAGCGGAATCGAATCATATCGGGACTTTCGGAGGGAGTGGTGGTAGTTGAAGCGGGGCGGAAGTCCGGCGCATTGATCACCGCCGACTTGGCACTTGAGCAGGGGAAAGAACTGTTTGCGGTGCCGGGCGGGCCGGAGTCGATGGCGAGCCTTGGCACCAACGCGCTTATCAAGAAGGGCGCGAAGCTGCTGACGAATGTGGAAGATATTTTCGATGAACTGCCACGGCTCAAGGGACAGGTGGTGGCACAGAAGTTTCAGACTCTGCCGGATTTGACCGATACCGAAAAGCAGTTGGTCGGCCATCTGGCCTCCGGGCCGCTGCAAATAGATCAACTTTCACGGACCGCCGGACTGCCGGTCGCCGAGTTGCTGGAGTATCTTCTGGCGCTCGAACTCAAGGGAGCGGTGCAGGAACTGTCCGGCAAGCGATACGTTTTGGTCGAGTGA
- the ptsP gene encoding phosphoenolpyruvate--protein phosphotransferase, producing MRTGRRTFKGQPISPGIAMGRTRVILPGDIKIAEVVVAPSRVNDEIEALERAVAAALEELRAIRTTAGKKVAGPVAKIFDAQVLIAGDYEFLKQVKEQITSQRRNAGFVYNSLVERTTVPLRMSRDPYMQQMALDIEAVSRKVLSHLQGSGELSQANFQPDTVLVGKMFTPGDVLSYRHRKAVGFLVGEGGRNSHMALIARSLMVPAVVVEDIWTQACDDCPIIIDGNTGVVIAHPTEAEWTEYQKLRKRQGPATILRIKKLSTIPPKTKDGKPFKIAANLELPGPMDEILAEQRFPVGLYRTEFMYLEAGTFPDEEAQYQHYAAIAETFAHSEVILRTFDIGSDKMHPSGQMPHEDNPALGFRGIRPMLAMPEVFKDQLRAMLRASVRKNLKIMLPMVSDLAEFEKARKLLGQVMLELRRDRIPFDENIQLGIMVEVPSAALTADCLAEKVDFMSIGTNDLTQYTLSADRSNGRVADIYSPYHPSVLHLIKLTVDACKKRRKPVSICGEVAGDQLALPLFMGMGVDQLSMSPVKIFDMCRLVKQLDSELVRLLVGSVMSSSSVAAVTRKLQSFRDALEQKQPFR from the coding sequence ATGCGAACTGGTCGTCGCACATTCAAGGGGCAGCCGATATCGCCCGGTATTGCCATGGGACGCACCCGGGTGATCCTTCCGGGGGATATCAAGATAGCCGAAGTGGTGGTAGCGCCATCGCGGGTCAACGATGAGATCGAGGCGCTGGAGCGGGCAGTCGCAGCTGCTCTGGAAGAACTTCGGGCGATCCGTACGACTGCCGGGAAGAAAGTCGCCGGACCGGTCGCGAAAATATTCGATGCCCAGGTGTTGATCGCGGGGGATTACGAGTTTCTCAAACAGGTCAAAGAACAGATCACATCGCAGCGACGGAACGCCGGTTTTGTGTACAACTCGCTGGTAGAACGGACCACGGTTCCGCTCCGGATGTCGCGGGATCCCTACATGCAGCAGATGGCGCTCGATATCGAGGCGGTTTCGCGGAAAGTGCTGTCGCACCTGCAGGGTTCGGGCGAACTTTCACAGGCCAATTTCCAGCCGGACACGGTCCTGGTCGGTAAGATGTTCACCCCCGGCGATGTCCTCAGTTATCGCCATCGGAAGGCGGTCGGTTTTCTGGTGGGCGAGGGGGGACGCAACTCGCACATGGCGCTGATCGCGCGGTCGCTCATGGTGCCTGCCGTGGTGGTGGAAGATATCTGGACACAGGCATGCGATGACTGCCCGATCATTATCGACGGCAACACGGGTGTGGTAATCGCTCATCCGACAGAGGCTGAGTGGACCGAGTATCAGAAGCTTCGCAAACGCCAAGGTCCGGCGACTATATTACGCATCAAGAAACTTTCGACCATACCGCCCAAGACGAAAGACGGCAAGCCATTCAAAATAGCGGCCAATTTGGAGCTTCCGGGCCCGATGGACGAGATCCTGGCCGAGCAACGATTTCCGGTGGGTCTGTACCGGACGGAGTTCATGTACCTCGAGGCCGGGACGTTTCCCGACGAAGAGGCCCAGTACCAGCATTATGCCGCAATAGCAGAGACGTTCGCGCATTCCGAGGTGATTCTTCGCACGTTTGATATCGGCTCGGACAAGATGCATCCGTCCGGCCAGATGCCGCATGAGGATAACCCGGCGCTGGGGTTCCGCGGGATCCGCCCCATGCTCGCCATGCCGGAAGTGTTCAAAGATCAGCTCCGGGCGATGCTTCGTGCCTCCGTGCGAAAGAATCTCAAGATCATGCTTCCCATGGTGTCTGACCTGGCAGAATTCGAAAAGGCACGCAAACTGCTTGGACAGGTAATGCTGGAGCTCAGGCGCGACCGGATACCCTTTGACGAAAATATCCAACTCGGCATCATGGTGGAGGTCCCCTCGGCGGCGCTGACCGCCGATTGCCTGGCGGAGAAGGTCGATTTCATGTCGATCGGGACCAACGACCTCACACAATACACGTTGTCGGCCGACCGGAGCAATGGCCGAGTGGCCGATATCTACAGTCCATACCACCCCTCGGTGCTTCATTTGATCAAGCTGACGGTTGATGCTTGTAAAAAGCGAAGGAAACCGGTATCTATATGTGGGGAGGTGGCCGGGGACCAGTTGGCGCTGCCGCTCTTTATGGGGATGGGAGTGGACCAGTTGTCCATGAGCCCGGTGAAGATCTTTGATATGTGCCGGCTGGTAAAGCAGTTGGACTCGGAATTGGTCCGGCTGCTGGTCGGCTCAGTGATGAGCAGCAGTTCGGTGGCAGCGGTGACCCGGAAGCTCCAGAGTTTCCGGGATGCGTTGGAACAAAAACAACCTTTTAGATAA
- a CDS encoding PfkB family carbohydrate kinase, with amino-acid sequence MITAIGNPVYDYIKTPRVDTKERILSGCSTNAALALSKLGEKVRLVGAVGDGFKQQFIHDLHRFNIEPVITPSSGTGGFSLIYYDAFGNRTLDLLGKADNIAGLTPSMYTDSQAVLIGPILGEVSFDNIREISRRFRGLFFCDPQGLIRGVGPDGRIFHEKKPGIEQILGLFDIVKPNELEGKILTGIDCRENPYEAARRIKSWGPKLVIVTLAELGSVIYDGTTFIDIPPYDVDLIDATGAGDTYMAGFTFEYLKTGGDLRKAGCFASCTSSIMIEYVGPDFVMTESLVRARQQTLLAMSDYRVKVAVNA; translated from the coding sequence GTGATCACGGCTATCGGCAATCCCGTATACGATTATATCAAAACCCCCCGCGTTGACACCAAGGAGCGGATTCTCTCCGGCTGCTCCACCAACGCCGCGCTGGCGCTGAGCAAACTGGGTGAAAAGGTGCGACTGGTCGGCGCGGTTGGGGATGGTTTCAAGCAGCAGTTCATTCACGACCTCCATCGATTCAATATCGAACCTGTCATTACACCGTCAAGCGGCACCGGTGGCTTTTCGCTCATCTACTACGACGCCTTCGGCAACCGCACGCTCGATCTGCTCGGCAAAGCGGACAATATTGCCGGTCTTACGCCCTCAATGTACACGGATTCGCAAGCTGTTCTGATAGGCCCGATTCTTGGCGAGGTGTCATTCGACAATATCCGCGAGATCAGCCGCCGTTTCCGCGGTCTGTTCTTTTGCGACCCTCAAGGCCTGATTAGGGGTGTTGGCCCAGATGGCCGCATCTTCCACGAGAAGAAACCGGGGATCGAGCAGATACTCGGGTTGTTCGATATCGTCAAACCGAACGAACTTGAGGGGAAGATTCTGACCGGTATCGACTGCCGCGAGAACCCGTACGAAGCAGCCCGCCGGATCAAGTCTTGGGGGCCGAAACTCGTGATCGTGACGCTCGCCGAGCTTGGTTCGGTTATCTACGACGGCACGACGTTTATTGATATCCCGCCGTATGATGTCGATCTAATCGATGCCACCGGCGCCGGCGATACCTACATGGCCGGATTTACATTCGAGTATCTGAAAACCGGCGGCGATCTGCGGAAGGCCGGCTGCTTCGCGTCGTGTACGTCATCGATCATGATTGAATATGTCGGCCCGGATTTTGTTATGACGGAATCGCTGGTTCGGGCACGCCAGCAGACATTGCTCGCGATGAGTGATTACCGAGTGAAAGTTGCCGTTAACGCTTGA
- the obgE gene encoding GTPase ObgE: protein MFIDYVEIEVQAGDGGHGCIAFRREKYIPKGGPDGGDGGWGGDVIAVADDNLTTLLDFRYRKSYKAERGGFGSGGLKTGKNGESIRLRVPVGTIIKDLESGQTIVDLDELGAEIVLAKGGKGGHGNAFYKSPVNQAPRKAQDGAPGEHKRLSLELKLLADVGLVGKPNAGKSTILATFSAARPKIAEYPFTTLVPNLGIVKFREYKSCVMADIPGLIEGASQGKGLGIQFLRHIQRTGMLVYVIDVNDENIEETHATLAQELEAFDQTLLTRPSVTAITKIDTLSESDLKSISGKLPGDYIYLSAVAGMGTDRFLQTIEKTLDEQRAHRTTD from the coding sequence ATGTTTATCGACTACGTTGAAATCGAGGTGCAAGCGGGGGATGGCGGTCACGGGTGTATCGCCTTTCGGCGCGAAAAGTATATCCCCAAAGGGGGACCGGACGGCGGCGACGGAGGCTGGGGCGGCGATGTGATCGCAGTTGCCGATGATAACCTCACCACACTGCTCGATTTCCGATATCGCAAGAGCTACAAGGCTGAGCGGGGCGGGTTCGGCTCTGGCGGGCTCAAGACCGGCAAGAACGGCGAGAGTATTCGGCTCCGTGTACCGGTGGGGACAATCATCAAAGACCTCGAATCAGGGCAGACCATTGTCGACCTGGATGAACTGGGTGCGGAAATAGTGCTGGCCAAGGGGGGCAAAGGGGGGCACGGGAATGCGTTTTACAAATCGCCAGTCAATCAGGCGCCGCGCAAAGCACAGGATGGTGCGCCCGGGGAACACAAGCGGCTGTCGCTGGAGTTGAAACTTCTGGCCGATGTCGGGCTCGTGGGGAAACCGAATGCGGGGAAATCAACTATTCTTGCCACGTTCTCGGCGGCGCGGCCGAAGATTGCTGAGTATCCATTCACCACGCTCGTGCCGAATCTTGGCATAGTCAAATTCCGCGAATACAAATCGTGCGTAATGGCGGATATTCCGGGACTGATCGAAGGGGCATCACAGGGGAAAGGGCTCGGCATTCAGTTTCTTCGCCATATCCAGCGGACCGGCATGCTCGTGTACGTGATCGATGTAAACGATGAGAATATCGAAGAGACGCACGCCACGCTCGCACAGGAACTGGAGGCGTTCGATCAGACGCTGCTGACGAGGCCTTCGGTGACGGCGATAACCAAGATTGACACGCTCTCCGAAAGTGACCTTAAATCGATTTCCGGAAAACTGCCGGGTGATTATATTTACCTCTCGGCCGTGGCCGGGATGGGGACGGACCGATTCCTGCAGACGATTGAGAAGACGCTTGACGAACAACGAGCTCACAGAACGACTGATTGA
- a CDS encoding tRNA-binding protein, whose product MYTISFSDFEKVDIRVGVIVEVTDFERARVPAYKLKIDFGPELGIKQTSARFKQDYTSEQLLGKQCLAVVNFEPKNIGGFMSEVLLLGVPRTGGGIVLVSPVDAAEIGGRLY is encoded by the coding sequence ATGTACACTATCTCTTTCTCCGACTTCGAAAAGGTCGATATCCGCGTCGGCGTGATAGTCGAGGTAACCGATTTCGAACGGGCGCGGGTGCCGGCGTACAAACTGAAGATCGATTTCGGTCCCGAGCTCGGCATCAAACAAACCTCAGCCCGGTTCAAACAAGACTACACTTCCGAGCAACTGCTCGGCAAACAGTGCTTAGCTGTAGTGAATTTCGAGCCGAAGAACATCGGCGGGTTTATGTCAGAGGTCCTGCTGCTCGGTGTCCCGCGCACAGGTGGCGGGATCGTGCTGGTCAGCCCGGTCGACGCAGCGGAGATTGGCGGACGACTGTACTGA
- a CDS encoding DUF4440 domain-containing protein, which translates to MQQMKPDNPIHQLLYSLEQRLLQPDIRRSSEELNKLLADDFIEFGASGTICDKRRIIEELAQEPPVDISITDFAVCQLAPDIVLATYHAVVISVKDGQPKHSLRSSIWKLADGSWRMLFHQGTPTAMPSHS; encoded by the coding sequence ATGCAACAAATGAAACCTGATAACCCCATCCACCAACTTCTCTACTCTCTCGAACAACGCCTCCTTCAACCCGACATCAGACGTTCATCTGAAGAACTGAACAAACTTCTCGCCGACGATTTCATCGAGTTCGGGGCATCGGGAACGATATGCGACAAGCGGCGGATTATCGAGGAACTCGCACAGGAGCCGCCGGTTGATATTTCGATAACGGATTTCGCCGTTTGCCAACTGGCACCCGATATCGTGCTGGCGACCTACCATGCTGTCGTGATCTCTGTAAAAGACGGTCAGCCGAAGCACTCGCTACGCAGTTCCATCTGGAAGCTCGCCGACGGCTCATGGCGGATGCTGTTCCACCAGGGGACACCAACCGCTATGCCCTCGCACTCGTAA